The proteins below are encoded in one region of Ostrea edulis chromosome 3, xbOstEdul1.1, whole genome shotgun sequence:
- the LOC125673834 gene encoding snRNA-activating protein complex subunit 1-like, whose product MKRRFPPYNPANGVRTDFEALLQRFTETDSVRYEEFAEIWKDMKFSQIYAGRQDDREAQDFVDECLKIALKFYLPPCSFQIRVGGLYILYGIYFTQPILRKRKIRVIPDIWNKILEFQAEAHLQEHLDVEFIFHKLRYFEAFEFCATESHVYPNKSDTIVEDATTREEFKEEQSMLYDLFSTDVLEQLAAVHQHYHHMKVAMENQKNISRGGKETDMPAKSLDVIQQDLVPSITKAVIHYQEKRKTVLNTKKHTAETESEDEHEGDYSVFLHIGEGSSRQSSVKSKAYKKLAKSSRSRRHRQTQEDSSETEDSPQKRRRKQRTSSTGRGQNQESQIESSYDTDGNQVKDEAAKFDEHGDTILMSMPTLTEEEPSKSTASCKGKSPQKGKKSAKTTRSKGSKGTKCNPPPRVAPDEDSNIKPSKLRVKLKSGAKARGRPQKRT is encoded by the exons ATGAAGCGCCGATTTCCTCCATATAATCCAGCAAATGGTGTACGGACAGATTTTGAAGCTCTTTTACAACGATTTACAGAAACTGATTCAGTAAGATATGAGGAATTCGCTGAAATATGGAAAGACATGAAATTTTCCCAAATATACGCGGGACGACAAGACGATAGAGAAGCGCAGGACTTTGTTGACGAGTGTTTGAAGATAGcattaaaattttacttacCACCATGCAGTTTTCAAATTCGGGTCGGTGGTTTGTACATCTTATATGGGATATACTTCACCCAGCCAATTCTTAGGAAACGGAAAATTCGAGTGATACCAGATATTTGGAATAAAATACTGGAATTTCAAGCCGAGGCTCATTTACAGGAGCATTTAGATGTTGAATTCATATTTCACAAGTTGAGATATTTTGAAGCGTTTGAGTTTTGTGCAACAGAGTCGCATGTGTACCCAAACAAAAGTGACACTATAGTGGAGGATGCAACGACACGGGAGGAGTTCAAAGAAGAACAGAGCATGTTGTATGACTTATTCTCCACTGACGTGTTAGAACAGTTAGCGGCTGTCCATCAGCATTACCATCACATGAAAGTGGCCATGGAGAACCAGAAAAACATCAGCCGTGGAGGAAAAGAGACAGACATGCCAGCAAAATCCTTAGATGTTATTCAACAAGACTTGGTGCCGAGCATCACAAAAGCTGTCATTCACTATCAAGAAAAAAGGAAGACTGTGCTCAACACTAAGAAACACACTGCGGAGACAGAATCTGAGGATGAACATGAAGGGGATTACTCTGTGTTTTTACATATAGGAGAAGGATCATCTCGTCAGTCATCTGTTAAGTCTAAGGCCTACAAAAAGTTGGCCAAATCTAGCAGGTCGAGGAGGCACAGACAAACTCAAGAGGATAGTAGTGAAACTGAGGACAGTCCACAGAAAAGAAGAAGGAAGCAGAGAACATCCTCCACAGGGAGGGGCCAAAACCAGGAATCACAAATAGAGAGCAGTTATGATACAG ATGGTAATCAAGTCAAAGATGAAGCTGCAAAATTTGATGAACATGGAGACACCATTTTAATGAGTATGCCCACACTTACTGAGGAGGAGCCCTCCAAAAGCACTGCAAGTTGCAAAGGAAAGTCCCCTCAGAAGGGGAAAAAGTCTGCCAAGACCACAAGGTCAAAAGGATCTAAGGGAACCAAGTGCAATCCACCACCTCGGGTGGCTCCTGATGAAGATTCAAACATAAAGCCATCAAAGCTGAGAGTCAAACTGAAATCTGGTGCTAAAGCACGGGGTAGACCCCAAAAACGTACATAA
- the LOC125673836 gene encoding uncharacterized protein LOC125673836 isoform X2 has translation MWNQARKFKRLCLLCVTLFVVCSVVMRSFIGGKCGFTTSLKKRLSKEKRTIINENVTVITAFWDLGSFRKGTGSLEYSPRDYKTWASVFEKMTNPLIVYTDSWNFKLWMEHYREYFSNKTKLIFTKRDEFWSFQILKNIKLIFDQPDYPNFYPNTVLPEYSACQHTKFAVVADALRQNIFRTEFYAWLDVGYFRDATCDEDYFQVNPPSGIDKTRLSANKVHDVPTNVSLESIFKENRVWVGGGMLIGTKDVFLKFEKLYKRAVKFFIKRKLMNSDQQVIYGIYSTEGRKHLAPDVELQLYSPADSHVVITDNVWFHLGYMCHEYV, from the exons ATGTGGAACCAAGCCCGGAAATTCAAGAGATTGTGTCTGTTGTGCGTCACGTTGTTTGTCGTCTGCTCTGTGGTGATGCGGTCATTCATCGGAGGCAAATGTGGCTTTACGACAAGTCTTAAAAAG AGATTGTCGAAGGAGAAGAGGACGATAATAAACGAAAATGTGACGGTCATAACAGCCTTCTGGGACCTCGGGAGTTTCCGGAAAGGAACGGGGTCACTCGAGTACTCCCCTCGTGATTACAAAACCTGGGCCTCGGTGTTCGAAAAGATGACTAATCCTCTTATCGTTTATACAGATTCATGGAACTTTAAACTTTGGATGGAACATTACCgtgaatatttttcaaacaaaaccaaattaatatttaccaaaagAGATGAGTTTTGGTCATTCCAGATTTTAAAGAATATTAAGTTAATATTCGATCAGCCAGACTATCCAAATTTTTATCCCAACACAGTACTTCCGGAATATTCCGCCTGTCAGCATACTAAGTTCGCCGTAGTCGCAGACGCTTTAAGGCAGAATATCTTTCGAACGGAATTTTACGCTTGGTTGGATGTCGGCTACTTTCGTGATGCCACCTGTGACGAAGATTACTTCCAAGTGAATCCACCATCAGGCATAGATAAGACACGACTGTCTGCGAACAAAGTTCATGACGTTCCAACCAATGTATCACTGGAGTCgatatttaaagaaaaccgaGTTTGGGTGGGAGGAGGTATGCTAATAGGGACCAAAGACGTGTTtctgaaatttgaaaaattgtatAAAAGAGCAGTAAAGTTTTTCATAAAACGTAAATTGATGAATTCAGACCAACAAGTTATCTATGGAATATATAGTACTGAGGGAAGGAAACATTTGGCGCCTGACGTGGAATTACAACTGTATTCTCCTGCAGATTCACATGTAGTTATAACGGATAATGTTTGGTTTCACTTGGGATACATGTGTCATGAATATGTCTAA
- the LOC125673836 gene encoding uncharacterized protein LOC125673836 isoform X1, whose protein sequence is MWNQARKFKRLCLLCVTLFVVCSVVMRSFIGGKCGFTTSLKKAKYQIASFFGIQRLSKEKRTIINENVTVITAFWDLGSFRKGTGSLEYSPRDYKTWASVFEKMTNPLIVYTDSWNFKLWMEHYREYFSNKTKLIFTKRDEFWSFQILKNIKLIFDQPDYPNFYPNTVLPEYSACQHTKFAVVADALRQNIFRTEFYAWLDVGYFRDATCDEDYFQVNPPSGIDKTRLSANKVHDVPTNVSLESIFKENRVWVGGGMLIGTKDVFLKFEKLYKRAVKFFIKRKLMNSDQQVIYGIYSTEGRKHLAPDVELQLYSPADSHVVITDNVWFHLGYMCHEYV, encoded by the exons ATGTGGAACCAAGCCCGGAAATTCAAGAGATTGTGTCTGTTGTGCGTCACGTTGTTTGTCGTCTGCTCTGTGGTGATGCGGTCATTCATCGGAGGCAAATGTGGCTTTACGACAAGTCTTAAAAAG GCAAAATATCAAATCGCTTCGTTCTTTGGTATACAGAGATTGTCGAAGGAGAAGAGGACGATAATAAACGAAAATGTGACGGTCATAACAGCCTTCTGGGACCTCGGGAGTTTCCGGAAAGGAACGGGGTCACTCGAGTACTCCCCTCGTGATTACAAAACCTGGGCCTCGGTGTTCGAAAAGATGACTAATCCTCTTATCGTTTATACAGATTCATGGAACTTTAAACTTTGGATGGAACATTACCgtgaatatttttcaaacaaaaccaaattaatatttaccaaaagAGATGAGTTTTGGTCATTCCAGATTTTAAAGAATATTAAGTTAATATTCGATCAGCCAGACTATCCAAATTTTTATCCCAACACAGTACTTCCGGAATATTCCGCCTGTCAGCATACTAAGTTCGCCGTAGTCGCAGACGCTTTAAGGCAGAATATCTTTCGAACGGAATTTTACGCTTGGTTGGATGTCGGCTACTTTCGTGATGCCACCTGTGACGAAGATTACTTCCAAGTGAATCCACCATCAGGCATAGATAAGACACGACTGTCTGCGAACAAAGTTCATGACGTTCCAACCAATGTATCACTGGAGTCgatatttaaagaaaaccgaGTTTGGGTGGGAGGAGGTATGCTAATAGGGACCAAAGACGTGTTtctgaaatttgaaaaattgtatAAAAGAGCAGTAAAGTTTTTCATAAAACGTAAATTGATGAATTCAGACCAACAAGTTATCTATGGAATATATAGTACTGAGGGAAGGAAACATTTGGCGCCTGACGTGGAATTACAACTGTATTCTCCTGCAGATTCACATGTAGTTATAACGGATAATGTTTGGTTTCACTTGGGATACATGTGTCATGAATATGTCTAA